A genome region from Bufo gargarizans isolate SCDJY-AF-19 chromosome 2, ASM1485885v1, whole genome shotgun sequence includes the following:
- the LOC122926225 gene encoding transcription factor HES-5-like — translation MAPSINILQEAETRKIGGLQKNKIRKPVIEKMRRDRINHNIEQLRILMEKDIQTHHQHSKLEKADVLEMAVKFLHRKRQHCMNDSQNSQDLYYQGYYMCLKETVGFLHNHENTRGKILRQLCMQQGQTNAEYSLQHPVSPLQRYPYNASEGNGEIWRPW, via the exons ATGGCTCCCAGTATCAATATCCTGCAAGAAGCCGAGACAAGAAAGATTGGTGGACTTCAAAAAAATAAG atcaGGAAACCGGTTATTGAGAAGATGAGGAGAGATCGAATTAATCACAACATTGAGCAGCTCAGAATTTTAATGGAGAAAGACATCCAGACACATCACCAGCACTCGAAACTTGAGAAGGCCGACGTTTTagaaatggctgtaaaatttcTTCACAGAAAAAGACAGCACTGCATGAACG ATTCTCAGAATTCTCAGGATTTATATTACCAAGGATATTACATGTGCCTCAAAGAGACGGTGGGATTTCTGCATAACCATGAGAACACACGTGGGAAAATATTAAGACAGCTCTGTATGCAACAAGGTCAAACAAATGCTGAATACAGCCTCCAGCATCCAGTCTCCCCACTACAGAGATACCCCTATAATGCCTCAGAAGGTAACGGAGAGATATGGAGACCTTGGTAG